The sequence below is a genomic window from Acropora palmata chromosome 5, jaAcrPala1.3, whole genome shotgun sequence.
CCCTCAGAGCAAGACGATTTCCGCTCTCGTACCAACCTTTCGCTTTAGAAAAATCCCTGCCATCAAACGCCTGACcttttggaaatttaaccGACTCTCCTTTGGCTCGAATAACAAAGAATTCATTGGTTTCCTTAAATTTCCTCTTTAGCGGCGGACCGTCCGCCATTTTTTTAGTTTGGCCGTCGGAAGACTGGTATTTTGATGCCCCAATGCCCCATCAGTCTTCATGTTCTTTGAGACGTTATGATTAGATGACTTCCCATGAAATTGCGTGACAATTAACACTTGCCATTTGACTGGTTTCTTCCAGTGTGGTCAGTGATTCGCACTTTATTGTTTTCACCATCAATCTTGAAGCTTGAAAAAATCGAAAGGAATTTCTGCAATGTCTGAAACAAACTTGGTCTTAATTCCAGTTGATGGCAGTAAACATAGCGAGAGGGCCTTCGACTGTGAGTATTTTTGACATGATATCAAATTTCTTCTGCTGATTGCATTGTCGCTTACATCTCACGACGACGTTTTGCAGTGGTATTGTCtttagaatttaataattttgaagCGCAgtgtattaattttcttcactAAATGCTGTTTGTTAGGAAGCTGCGTAATTTCTTTGAACTGAACATCCGCCATTTGTGAGGATTGTTAGCATAACAAGAGActgtatttcattttgaattttttttctttccgcAAATCTGTAGAAATTTAAATATGCTTTGGAAATTATGCATCTTATCCATAATCACGCATAATTTGAGGAAAATGCGTTGTTTGATGAGTAAGAAACACTTCATTAAGAACATTAAGTATATTGCTGAACTGTGGCTTGGAAACACTGATACGCCGAAGGCAGTACTAGTTGTCGGGCAGTTCTGTTTTTTATGTTTTGCACCAATCGACAAATATCCATTGGTTAAAGCTGAATCGTTGAGGCGATATTTGTTTCCGTTTGTCGAGCATTTTTGACAATAAAGTAAATAGTTACTCCTCAGTcaccagtgccgtagcaagggtaatataagtgggggggcacgcgacgctagaggggtctgggggcatgctcccccagaaaattttgaaatctagaggcttggaaatgccatttccagcgttctctaagagctatttgtgatttatgcatatcgcgaattatttacttcgtacactgtttcagcaaaccaatgcacattgatagtataacacttgcaacgtcaattacaaaataaaaaaccgactatctctgtatcttgaaaccagtaaatgtttaacctttcagagtcatcatactaagttcgtagttattaaactggctgagttgccttagaggcaaacataaacttcatcggcaggtcgttttttgaaaacttcccaaacagttgcttgataatattttattcttaacattttatagaggtctgtttttactttctgggaaaaaaacggccccccccggcccctccccttgctacggcactggtcACTTGTCACTAAGTTCGCCAACTCTTCCCCTGTTTGTTCGGGACACCTGCTGTCGTTTACGCCGAACGCAAGGCTTGCGGCATCTGCTACATCGCCAAATCATCTCCTAAGGGACAATCCTCCTAAGGATGAATAAAACGGAGCCCGTAATTCTCTCCTCTTCCCCGTCAAATATGGCTTCGATTGCGCACTATCTCTTTGGTAGGAAATGCATCGGATTTTCGTTTTCGTACCGTActgaattaattaattgaacTGCTTAATTGCAGGTTGGCCCTTAACGTGCAGACAAATGTTCGCTTTCTTGCGATAAAATGTGTTCGGATCGGGGGCACTCTACACTGAGAGTAGTCTCctataggccatttccgaattgttggcctctttttcaaggCGAGTGCTGGtgctcatcctttcatatgaaatCACATGCAATTGCAAATACTTTTCATATGTAAAGATAAGTACTAGgactcgttttgaaaaataGGTCAagggtaattcggaaatgaaACTATTTCGGTGAGAGGCAAAAACAAGGGCAAGTGTACGCGCGAGACTCGGAGGACACGCGACGCGAGGGGAGCGCTGAGTCTCGTATCCAGCGAGACTGGCGCGTGCGTTTTCGTCCTTCGAattctttttgtctttctgcGATCTTGGGGAACCCGCTTACGATCAAGTACAAGCATATTCCTCATAGCGGTATGTTTTTATCTATAGAAAATTTGATCTAGAGACTCTTGTTCTTGGGCCATAGAAGTTtcataaggaaaaaaacacaaggCGGTGAGAAACATTGTTTCAGGAGTGACTGTTATTCTTTGAAAAGCGAGAGATCTGGGTGTTTAAGTATCCAGTGACATTaataaaatggcaactttCACTGGTTAAATTGGTATAAAAGGTTGGGTTAAGTTCCTGCATAAACAAGATTTCTTTTATCTCGCAGTGGTAATCAGTTTTTCCGGACAGTATAATTTCGAAATGATCCCATTTTATGTTATATCCCGTGGCCTTGATGTGATCAGCAATAGCTGATGTGTGTTCTTCTTTTGCTAGGACtttaaaatgttcagttttccTATCTTGAAGTCTCCACTTCGTTTTTCCGACGACTTCAAAGAATAACGGctaattttggaaatttatgttgcaacatacgaaacgtcaagtcaaatgatttgaaatgcgttgcttcacaatgtttatcaccgccttAGCTTGcgtgttatttttatttataaaatttgccTGACCAGTTCGTATTtcataccttttctttttttttcaaaatttagaGACTTAATGTCCTCTCCTCCTTTACCGCGAATTTTTCATGGTATCAAGATACTCAGCGAGGTTTTTTAAAgaataaaggaattgagagggttttttttttaccactcatgtttaaaatattaatgaagtCTTCTTTCATCTTGTAATTTCAGTTTATCTTCAGTTCATACACAGACCAGACTTCACTGCAGGAATATTGCACGTGAACGAAGAAACTTCCAATACCATCATTAGGATTCCGCGTAAGTTGTATTATCATGATACAGTAAGTTTAATGAGGGTTTTACAGGGGGGTCTCTGGCACGGTTCACGAACCTAAAAAATAGAGGATCACGGATCACGGTTCACGGACAtaaaaaattcgttttccCGAATtacgaaaataagaaagaaagacactctttttaatgacctGTGCTTACACTAGGAACAGTGtttgaaggaagcaaaatCTCGAATGGCTAAGTCAAGGCTCCATATTGCAAATCGCACGTCTAATTCACTTTCGATAGACTAATCTAACAATTCAGAGAACTTGCGTCTCAAAATCACGTAGAATTGAATGGTAAAATCACGAATATCGGTTAATAATTCATGCTCTTCACGGGTCACGCAAAACCTTCAGGTCACAAGTCACGAAGAATAATTCCCTAAATTCACGTTTCacgaaaaattaaatgagcTAATCACGCAGCACGAGAATACCCCTGTACGACCCTCTTTAATTATTGCAAGTAAGGACAGACCACTAAACGGCAAcgataaataaaaaatcgcCAGCTGGCATACTAGACGCATCATTGAAAggcaatagggagcttaaagtGTATGtgacatgaaattttttattgacttattgggaagagctttcaaagtgatgaagaatggcgtttattttattgtaatagcattcttggttgccgagttattcaaggttttgatttatggaaattagatgacttgtgacgtcacgatgtggacacaaaatgatgtgtAATAAcgaaatatggaatatctgggcaaatactaagtctacagggtaGTGGTTATGACGTCACCATAGCCACATAGTCGTTAACAGACCTCCAccttccaaaaatgaaaaattcccTATTTGTTGCGccagagtctaacggactttcCTGTGCTCGTGCTGTTTAATGCCCATATTCGCTCACGCCTACTGAATCAGAACAACtcgagcaaataacactttttGAAGGAGGAAAAGTCTGAATTTACCTTTTGAATgaagagggcctggagcccattgtgttgccatgaaAATGTCCCACtggacatatcatggaactttgtgatgagtgtaacaactgtacaaagtttcagttctatgcCGAAAAAGTtttcagagatattccatttttgtgatttgaaatcattttgtgtccataATGTGATGTCAAAAGTCATCGATTTTGCTtcaatcaaaatcttgaataactcggcaactaAGAGTGctatcaactgaagatatgatcctcgcacttgctggacaatttaagcaattgtctcatgaacctgaaaaattcaggtgactcaacgggattcgaacccatgacctctgcgatgccggtgcagtgctctaaccaactgagctatgaagtcacacagttgagagcaggtcaatttgttgggctcatgttttcccgtgaaaggaatgtagtatgaaagaagtgttatatgaagtgcggtgtttcaAAAGTTCGTGTTAGATATACTTTAAGCAGGAACGAAGGCAACGGCAGCGAAAACGtcccttgaaaataaacatttagaaaatggtgactattttgtgattattgctttttccttGCATGcgttattgttgacagagcaaactgcaaatggactggtagaagcgccgttgaagtaaatatagagaatgaaagacttactgttgtgtgttcatgTTGTCATTAAAACCataaaattggaaatttcacattgtcatttggcagactacatcaaagaattttactaaagtgcgtgccgcacgtgcagctcgtgcagcacgattatttttcctcattcaatcAATCAGATCATTTTTTAATGGTGTCTTTGTTGTCATTGTGGTcatccttgcttaagctcccagTTGATCATACTCTGTGGGGTGGGAATATTTGCTTGCAAGGTTTCAGGTTACCCAGTCCTCCGCTCTTCCCTCATTGCACTTCTCAATTGCAGTTGGCAGTGATATCACAGAGGAGGCCATAGAGAAGATTGTCAGAGCCCAATGGCAGAAAGTGGATGATTTGATTGACAAGTACAAGAAAAAGTGCGAACAAGCGAAGGTAAAATTCGAATCTGGGGTTTCATTGTCACAGGTTTCTTGAAGTGTGCACGTCAAGGAACATCTTTTGCGATCCAGGGGCAAAAAGGTGGAGGAATGGGACGTGAGAGCTTTAGGGAAGCGCAAATCTCCTCCGATGACGTAATATGCTGACATAATCCTTTTGTCTGCAGGtcaaattttctgctttcGTAGAATCAAAGGGAAAAACAGGAGAGGTGATTTGTAGAGtggcaaaagagaaaaatgcttTCCTGGTTGTAATGGGGTCAAGAGGACTGGGAACAATACGCCGTACCATATTAGGAAGTGTCAGCCAGTATGTCATTGACCATGCACACATACCAGTCACTGTGGTACCACCGTGAAGCGCCAATGCGGGATCAGACTCGCGTACTATTTTACCTCATGAATCATAAAGGCGGATTATTAGGAAAGAAACGACGGCGACGACATCATTACAGAACTATAAAGAAGAAATCACAACACATACTGAAGAACACTTATTTATTGTGCTCTGCTAAACGACAACTTGAAATTACCAAATTTAGAGTTCtgacttgaacttgaacttgcaacaGTGAAGCCAAGTGATAAAATTGTTCTAAATCTGTATATTCATAGGTTACTCAAAcacagcttaacatgaatcaTTGATTTTTAATAAACAACTTTACCACCAGCGGTCAGCGGTGCCGTTATGGCTGCCACATATTTTTGCAGCTCTTTGTAAATCGTCTCGTTAAACGAATTGTGTCGGTCTCCGTCCCGGTATGTGGCCATTTTCCGTCTGTGGAACCCCTTTTCTTGTGATTGTATACTAGTTGGTGAACTTTGGGAATTATATATGGCGAACTGGACATCTGAACTGGGTCACTTGGTCGCTCGTGCAAGTCCGCCATTACACACAATGTTCTAGTCACCTAACACTGAGAATCCACTATGACAGCTCTCCATTGAAGACAATTCGGAAATTTCTACCAAAGCGAAGACTACCACAATATCTCTGGCAAAAGCTAGGTGGTTTGAGAATCAGAAAGCAGTTTCGCTCTCGAAAGAAACGCCATTTTAGTCGAGCTGTTAGTTAGCCTGTGGACTTTAATGCCTATCCGAATGGGGTACCTGTGGCTTCTGCGGGCAGTTGGCCCTTGAATGAAAGTCGCTGGCTTCAATCATCGAATATTCCACAAATTCCATCCATTTCGGCCTCAAACATTCGCTCATTACTGTGCAAGATAGATGAATTACAAGCTGTTGTGGATGTTTATGAACCTGACATAATTTACATCACTGAGTCTTAGATAAAGCCAACTATACCAGACTTTGCGGTGCATTTGTCTAACCATATCCTCTTCCGACGTGATCGTCCAACCCTCGCTAGCGGTGTCTGTATCTTTGTCCATTCCGAAATACCCTGCGTAAAGATATGTGACTTTGAGGATCCCGACGTTGTATCTATTTGGATCAAGGCCAGACCCCGTATACTCCCAAAGGAGATTTCAATGATCCTGTTTGGTACAGTTTATCACCCTCCTAGTTGCTGTCAGGACATCAACCAGCGCCTTCTCCAGCATATACAAGAAAACGTCGAACTGTTCTTACGAGATCACCCAGAAGGTTTGGTGTTAGTTTGTGGTGACTTTAATCCCACCAGTTCCCGTATAACAGAACTAGGCGCAAGGCGTATGACCGGCCTTACTCAGATCATTAAGGTGCCTAACCAACCATCCTAAGCTCATCTCTAGCCCGAATGAGCTACCCAAGATGGGGAATTCTGATCATAATACTGTTTTCATCCCCTCGGCCCAGTCCTCCAATGCTCGCATCAACACTAAAAAGCGCATTGAAAAACGTGGGCTCAGATCCAGCACAATGTGGGCATTTGGTCAGCGGATTGTACAGCAGTCTTGGGATGATGTGCCAAGTGCCAGTCTTGGTTGTGATAAATACGACCTTTTCACTAAGGACTTATGTGCTGCTGTTGAAGAGTTCTTGCCTAGTCAACATCTCTTCATCGGATAAACCATGGATCTCCTCTAAGATAAAAATACTGATAAACAAGCGTCAGATGCTCCTACATAAAGTCGGAAAAGAATCTCCGAGGTATAAGGAGGTCCGAAATGCCGTGTTCAGGGAATGTGCTAAAtgtaaaaagtttttttttacagcaaGGTTGCTAATCTCAAACAGACGAACATGAAGCGATAGTGCGATGAAATTAAAGGTCTCAGTGGAGTGCGATGTTATAACAACTGGACTCAACAAATGTTGTCTGATCAGCTATCCTCTACTGACGCACTTGCCAATAGATTTAACATCTTTCTTGATAGCCTCACTGCAAATTTTACTCCTCTTGTTGTCCAACCTACTGGCCCCTTTTTTAAGGTCCATGAGCAGTTCCTAGAACAAGTCATCCGGTCCTTACCCTATACCGGGAACTGTCTAAAAAGAGTTCGCGTTTGAACTCTCGCCTATTATTTACAACGCATCGACATTTACAACGCATCGATGAGCCAAGGTTAAGTGCCTGAGCCCCTCAAACGGTTagattatttattattattatttattatttacgttattattatttattatttattatttacgTTTGAActctattatttattatttattatttattatttacgTTTGAACTCTCGCCTATTATTTACAACGCATCGATGAGCCAAGGTTAAGTGCCTGAGCCCCTCAAACGGTTAGATTTAGTTCCGGTACCAAAGTGTTCTCCACAAAAATCCATCGAGCAGGATCTACGACCTATTTCGCTTAATCCAGCGAATGGTAGCTTCGTGTACGTCAAGAAGCTGCAACTCTTGAACTAGAATGCTATGGTCCACCAAAATAGCATTGGTAAATATCAAGATTATCGGAGACTTGATTCAAAAGGGCAGACAGTGTAAAGCCCTTCATGATCTTCGCAAGGTGTGACTTAGCTACTTTTTATCAGGTCGGGTGCAGCCAGTTCGTTTGGATGGAATTTACTCTAATACAATCTATCTACCTCTTGCACAAATTTGGACAACCAATAGTTGAGCGACAACTAAAatcaataaaagcaataggcaGCCTATGA
It includes:
- the LOC141881948 gene encoding universal stress protein Slr1101-like, encoding MSETNLVLIPVDGSKHSERAFDFYLQFIHRPDFTAGILHVNEETSNTIIRIPLGSDITEEAIEKIVRAQWQKVDDLIDKYKKKCEQAKVKFSAFVESKGKTGEVICRVAKEKNAFLVVMGSRGLGTIRRTILGSVSQYVIDHAHIPVTVVPP